AAGTCTGGGACAGGAAATCTAGCTGTGTGCTCAGGAAGGGACACGGCAGTTCTTAGCATCAGTACTTTTGCAATGATAACTAAGGCCAGAAAAATCCCAcagagtggtgtgtgtgagtCTAAGACAAACTCAATCAGGAGTAAGCCTCTGCTTGGGCTGCTGTGAGCTATCCATCAGAGAAGACTATAAAAACATGGGTTCTGGCCAATAGAAAGTGTGTATTAGCCAGCTGGAGACTACACTGAGTATCCGGGACCCCAGTGAGTCCGAAGTCTTTCTCACTATGGGCTTCTAAAGCACAAAAGCCTCATCCTGGGTTGACACACCTCAGTTAAGAAGAACAGTTAGGCAGAAGcggaactacagaagccaaaaagcaagattAGTACATTTAGGGTCTTACCCAGAACTATGGATTTGATGGAGTAGGTCTTTGTTCTTCTTTTGGCCAGTGTGGCTACCTGTGTGCTGGGTTTTAAGGCCTAAATGCTTTGTCCATCATGgtttgaaaatataaaagaaaagaaagtagatgataaatatttaaaataatgtgctCCAGGTAAATAAGcaaaaactgagaaaataataAAGCACATATACAAGAATGTACCTATATAATTATAAGTGTATCAAATTATAGTATGAAAAACCATGATATCTAAATGTCCGGTTATTACCAGtactgaaaataataataaatgtttatcaAATCTCCTATGAGTTGACACTGTTCCATACACTTTACAAATTAGTATACTCTCCTTTAGTAGAGTATAAGGTTATGCTATCCTCTTTGTTTGAGAACACAGAATTTAGTAACTCGCCTTAAGGTCTATACAGCCCAGAGTAGACAATaggtaagatttattttatttatttattttatttaaataacctttttccatttatttcatgTACTGACATGCATGATGccataggttcaatccccagcagtgtctaaaaaaaagtaaaagaagggaGGCTGGTCGGGTGGAATTGAGAGTCAAGTGAGAAGGAAGATAGAAGGGTGTGGGGAAATGTCGTCAGAGGACACACAGTCTCAGGGACACAGAAAGACATCATCACAGTATGGTGGACAACTGATAACACTCCATTAAAGAGCTGAAATTGTATGACAGCTcagtgtatacacatgcacacacaaatgatgGGCATACTCTCTGCATTCTAACCAACTATAGCTATATTTAATCACTTCACAATGTATACCTCTCTAAACACCTTCTCAGACACCTCCAATATACATAATCTATTAATTAAAGCTTATTAACATTAAGGGATTAGTGTTAGAAAAAAAGCGAAAAGATGATGCTGGCCAGCCCAGCAGGAAGCCACATTTCCCCAGAATCCAGGCCATCTAAGGCCTTTCTCCCGAAGGTCCCCTCCAGCTGCTTCTGAAGGCTTTTTGCCTTGTCATCTGCAtaccctttgtttttttttctatccagcCCAAGAAGATATGAAATTATTTATGGAGTATTTCATAGGTATTTCCCTTATGTCATCTGAGGAAATGAGCCCAGGTGGCCATTAACAGGGAAAGACAATGCTTCTTCATAAATgcattcaacaaatgtttactGAGTGCCTATGGCATGACAGACAGGCTGCATGCTTAGGTCAAGCAACCTTCAAGTCAAGGATATTACCTCAGATACTCCATCAGCCTCTTCCTTATACTTCCCTaatgcatttgtttgtttatagagaTGTCAATGTCATAGCTGCCTTGTTACAGAGAAACGCCACCGCCCCCTCTTCTGGTAAGACCAGAAACACCCTGTGCAGGCAAGTTCCCCATCCAGCTCCAAGCCCTGAAGCATCCAAGGAATTCCTTCACTGCAACTTAACTGGGGCCTTCACTGAATTTCTCAATTcatgtatttacttttaatttttgttttagttaggccctcaactatgtagcccaggcttgccttggactggtggcaatcctcttgcctcagtaaGTAGACTCTTGGTCCCTTTGACTGGACATATCTTACATAACTGTAGCTCTGTGTGTCCCATTGAgaggacatttttatttctacttgtCAGGCTCAGAAACTTCAGttctggggtgggtgggggaggatgggggagtgggagggtggAGGCAGGGCCATTTGAGACACCTTCAGAAAATAGCTTGGCCTGTCTGCATGCACATCTTCAGAGTGATCTCTTTCTCCCACCCTGAGATATTCCTGGACCAGGGGTTCCTCAGCACCCCTCACAAAACCAGTGTATAGATTAGCAGTGTTCAAAACATACTACAATGGCCATGCATCTTGAACTAAAATATCACTCTTGTAGCAGACTTAAGAGTTCTATCTGAGTTCCTTTTCTCTTAGTTGTTGAGATGCAAGGGAGACCCTGACTGACTAAGCAGGCAAACATGTTATCAAGAAGAAATGAACctaaaaaatgcaaataaaaaaataatgactttTTTCCCTTGCCCCAGCTtcacatttaattaatttaaaaactttatttgcttatttgtatttagttatttcatttttatttaatttagaaaacatGTAGGTTATCCTTAGAAtatcctcccccacctcccccacccaccccattctCTTATCTAAAGTAAATTAACTTAAGCCTGAGTCAGATTGCTTAACAGGCAAGTATATGTCTCCATATTCATTAAAGAttgattttttcaaaaaaaatattaaaaatcagtatttttttctttcacagcagagttaaaaaaaaaaagagagagaagtccCATATAGTATTTAACTGGACCAAATCATCAAAGAGCAGGACACAATTTTGCAgaatgctggggacagaaccagGGGCCTTGGCACATTCTAGGAAGCACTCTGTAAGTGGGCTATACTCCCAACCCTCAGGTTTTAGAGACACATTCTATGGAAcacaggctggttttgaactcatgatcttcctgtccTAGCCTCTTAAGAGTCAGCTATCTGAACTCTCCAGAAATAGTTCAAAAGCCACACTGTGATAGTGACACGGCTCTGAGTTCTCCCACATTACCCAATGGATCACCAGAgcttggagaaaaacaaaacatgactgaGCTCCCACTCAAGAGATCACCACCTTTCCCATCTCCACGTTCTTGAAGGAATCCAAGGCTTTAATCAAAGctgcaattattttaaaagaaaatgaaatatgctgaggcaaaaaagaaaaaaaaaacccttcctggTGCACATTctatgaaaaacaagcaaaaaaaaaaaaaagcagtattttGAACAACTATGTATACAGAATTGGTCCATGTCATTTCAGAAAGATTTGGTGGAAGAGGGGAGCAAAATGCCATTATCaattagaaaagaaaaccctaggggctggggatggagctggAGGTACACTGATGCACAAGGCCCTGGTGTCATTCTCCAGCTGAAGGCAAAGGTTGTTTCCACTTCCGGTATAGAGCGCCCTCGTTCTTGTTCTACAGCTTTCTTGAAAAGGGCCTGGTGATTTCTTGAGAAGCAGTAAAAGATGACAAAGTGTTGGCACAGGGAAAGACTTCCCAGACTAGAAAAGTCAAAGGAGCCTAAGACTGTAAAAGATACTGAGCCTTACCCTTGATTAAGTGCAAGGCAGAACTAGAgtactattttaaatttattagcaaagaagaaggaaaacacattGTTGGCAAGGGTTTAAGATTACAGATAGCACACTGCCCTGAGGGAAGTCTGGATGAACTCTCAACATTACAAAGGACCTAGGAAGTCTACTTCTGGGAAATTATCCCATAGATACATTACTACAGAGACGAACAACAATGGTACAAAGACGTGGTTTGCAACATGATCTACAATTGTAAAATGCTGGAGACAATGTCTGCAGTGGGAAACTAGTTAAACAAATGATGGTTTAGTCATTCAACAGAGATGTGTGTGGAtcaagaaaagagggagaaaaactTACCTGGCTATCTTAGCTTCTTTTCTGTTatctgtgataaaaacactctggcaaagcaatttaagggagaaagggtttgttttggctcacaattcaaaGGCagagcccatcatggcagggaagtcaaggccGCAGGAGCTAGAATGCATGCTGCTGGTCAGCTCCCTTTTTCTACTACACAGTCCAGGATCTCAACCAAGGAATGCTGCCATCTACAATGGGagagtcttcccacctcaaataatGGAATCAAGATCATCCGCATAGTCATGCCAAGAAGCCCATCTTATGATTCTAGATTGTCAAGTTGGTAACACTAGCCATCACAGCTCTACCTATTCTCACCTtgacatacatatacatcatCTTTAAGCCATAAATTCTGCCCctggttcccataggctcataacaATGTTAGAACATAAAAGGCATTCCATTTCCAAATCGTAAGTCCTTATAGTCATTGCTGGTCccaacactttaaaaatgaatagtCTCGTAACCTTGGGCTCCTATGGAATCAAAACCAAGTTACatgcttccaacatataatggcatagAATCAATATTCTAATTTCAAAATGGAAGAACTGGGGCACAACACAGAATAATCacagcaaagcaaaaccaaaaccaagcaggAAAACACCAAATACTGAAGCTCTGTGTTCAGCATCCAGGGCTCATAATGTAATCAACTAACCTCCAAAAGGCTTGGGAATCCTCCTGGCCTCCAGCTCTACTGTCTGCAGGACTTGTAGACCCTCTCATAGTTCTGTTCCACAACTGCAATATTCCTTGACTGACTTTACATGATCTGGCATTGTGAACATCCTGAGGTCTCCATTGCCACTTAGACTTCATAGCTTCATACAGTGGCCTCCAAGGACCTCCTTGCAGGGACTCGGTTGTGTAATATagagtatttgtttaactatgtgaagataTGTTGTGTTAGTTTGTGTTGTAGAATAATtgtttaaagatgtgttacatttgttcatgttgtatttgtttgtttaactaggcaaagatgtgttgcatttgctttgccttgtcttcctaaggcacctgattggtctaataaaaagctgaacagccaatagctaggcagtagaggtataggtggggctggtggtcAGACAGACTAAGTAgaaagagaaatctaggctcaaaggAGAaccagagaaaaagaggagatgcCTGAGGCCAACCAGCCCAGCAGctgcctgccagccagccagatatgaaggaagcaggaaagtgggacatacaaaatgaaagattaaaaaaaatcaagacaaaatgtagatgaagaaaaatgggttaatataaattataagaactagtgggacaagcctaaaacTAAagtcaagcattcataactaataataaatctccatgtcatgatttggggactggtggtccaagaaagcctgctacaggaCTCTTaacctgtagtgatatattatgtatgatttattaaagcttgcctgagggtacagaaagcaaagtcaactaCAAGCtataggcagtggtgatacactctttaatcccaacaaccATGCTAGCAAGCcgtagagccaggcagtggtgtcacacacctttaatcccaggactcaagagacaagcagatggatctctgttagttcaaggtcacactgggctacatgaaattaatccagtcataaagagaaacagctcacacaaaggtgatctcagcacttgagatcacatgcctttaatccttgtATTTGagggaaataaaagggaaaagcaaAGCGCCTCATGTGAAGATTTTGTCTCCAGGTGCATTGAAGACAGGCAGTCTAGAActgattgcagtctgaggatttgtgcagctagcctttcagtctgaggtagaggtaagagccagTAGCCAGcagctttgcttatctgatcatcagcttgaacccAAAAATCTGTCTGTGGGTTTTTGTTAATCATGTTACATTAACCTGCCACACATTACCTGGCCTCGTCTGCTTTCTGAAACTGTGGAGCAATACTCCATGACCTATTTATTCTTGCAGTTTTCATGTCTGCAAAACCCTGTAGTACATAGACAATGCTCCCAAGTTCTGCTGTCACACTCCCTTATCCTACAGCTGTATAGGCTACTGTGAGTTGACTTTGGGAGATAATTTCTTATGGAGTCTCCTTCAAGGAACAGGGAATCTCTTTATTTATACACTTTTGTAAATTTTGAATTTTAGCTATGTAATGCTTCTAGagacttaaattttatttaaaaggtaCACATATGAGCAAGCTGATTCAGGAGAGGGGTCAAAGGTGATTATATAATACACAGAATACACACAGGAAATGGTCCACAATGGGTTATTGTACATGGGtgagcttttttattttactttataaaagTATCCAcgaaaaaacaaactagaaatctaagaacaaaaaacaaaatatactatTCTTCTCCGGAGATACTTTgtcatactgttttatttttttcttggtggtggtggtagtggtggtggtggtgatagtttTCCGAGACAaggatatatatattatatatctcaTACTAGCTTCACACTCACTATGCATCTCTAGCTGGCCTGGACTCCACAGTTCTCCTGCTGCAGCTTTCTAGGTTTTAGTATATGTGGTATACTATCATGGTCAGTTGAGATATCTGGGGTTTGTTTTATGTAtgctttctttttagttttatctACTTTATACGATTTTGTgtattcttttagttttatttattttatatgtacaactgtttttctaaatatatgtatgtatgtataccatgcaTGTGCTTGGTGTTTGTagaagccaaaagaaggcatcagatcccctggaactagagttctagatgcttgtgaaccaccatgagagtgctaggaactaaaccctggtcctctgcaaaagcagtgcatgctcttaacccataaaccatctcttcagaccctgaGATGCCTGTTTTTGATTCCTGTTTTCATCTATTCAGAAGCACCGTGACATTTCACTAGACCATTGGTTCCCAGGACAGTAGCCGCTCCCCACAGATGCTATGGAACACCTGAAATGCAGCCAGCCTGATGTGATATCAGGGTAAAGCACTCACCAGATTCCAATGACTATGAAAAATATGTACAAATCCTTCATTTTTTATAGTAATTGTGTGTTTGAGGTTATAATATTTGATGTATAACTTGGTTAGTGTCCTATTGTtgcaaagaaacaccatgaccaaagcaatttataaaaggaagcattcacTTGGGgacttgctttcagtttcagagggttagtctatgATCATCACGGAGAGTGGTGTGGtgccaggcagacatggtgctggagcagcagcttAGAGCTTACTTCCTGATCCTTGAGCAGTAggcagagatagatagagagggggggtagggaaggagggagagagagagaaagactaggcctggcatgggcttttgaaagctcaaagccgtTACACACctcattccaacaaagccacaccttcctaatccttcccaaacagttccccCAATGGGGGACCTAGCatgcaaacatatgagcctatgtggaCCATTCACATCCAAACTCCTACAGTTAGATACACTATATTTTCCATATCCCATTTCATAAGAAATGAAGAGTTCTGGAGACAAAGGATGacaatggtcatggtgtcacaAACATGTTTTATATCACGCAAATGCTCAATTAGGAATGGTTAAGATGCTCAGTGTTCTGTTGTGTCTATTTTACtaccataaaaacaaactaacataAGCTTATATATAGCTTTCTATTTTTAGTGTGGCTGCTAAAAAATTATCTTACAGGTAAGATTTGCATTTCTGGCTCACAGAGCGTCTCTATTGGATGTTTCTGGAAGTTACTCTGTATTGTTCTCCTCCTGCTACTCTGAACCCATTTTTAGGTGTCCAATCTCATCACTGCACACTCATCACAAACATTCCTTATCCAGGAAAGTCCCCATGAGCCATGAAGATGTTATCAAAATGCCCTTTCCTACAACTGAGTTCCTATCGTACCTGTATGTGCACGGGCATAGAGCATatgctatttctttcttttttttttttttttttttttttggtttttcgagacaaggtttccctgtagctttagaggatgtcctggaactaactcttgtagaccaggctggtctcgaactcacagagatccgcctgcctctgcctcccaagtgctgggattaaaggcgtgcaccaccaatacccggcttGAGCATATGCTATTTCTAaaaacaatttttgtttattattgacaatcatacacaaatataaatatattagtcATATTCACCCTTTATTACCTGCTCTTCACCTCAGGAGCTGTTCGTCTAGCAAAATTGGGCTATACTTGATAAAAATTCTTCTTAAATTTGCACATCTCATCAGCTTTCACTTTTAAAGCAGTGTTTGCTTACCTTTCTGTGGTGTTCCCAACCTTTTCTTGTCTTGCCTAATTACCTTGTCTAGGACTTCAGGAGTCATAGTCTACAGAAGTGTTAAAAGCAGACATCTTTGTCTTAGCTTAGTCAAAGGGGAAGACACTCAGGATTTCTGGGCAATATTAGCTATATCTGTAGGCTTATCACACACAGCATTTATCAGATTATGATATTTCCCCTAGTCAGTTTACTGTGTTTTCATAATGAGTAGGTGGATGAGTAcattattcttttctgttttactcCGACTTTAAAATGTAAGATTTCATATTTCTAGAATAAATACCATTTAGGTACAACGTGACAACTGCATAGACTTTATCAATTGAGTAATCACAACTATCAAATTTGACATACAAAGTGCTCTAAAATCTGAAACTTTTAGAAAACCATGAAGTGTTCAAAAGTCATGTTTTGAGTTTGGggtcattgagatggctcagcaaataaagacTTGTCCCCAAGCCTCACTGCCTGAGTTCAATGTCTGaaacccatatggtggaaagagagaataaactccccaaagttgtctctgatctccacacacatgccatagcaGGCAtgtgcatgggtgcacacacatttaataaatgtaaaaaaaaaagtttcatattTCATGGTATTAGATACACAAATAATATTGTACCACATCCAAGTTGGGCTTAATCTTAGGAGTATGTGATCTGTCTAACGCTTAAAACATTATAAACATATTTGTAGGTTCACTTATTCATGATCAAGATCCCAGAAAACTAGTAGTAGAAGGCAATATCTTAACCCAAAAGGTCCATTCTCAAGAGGCACAAGGGAAACAGTCCTCACAATAGTGTAAGCCGCCCACCAAGACTATAGATAAGACCAGACACAGGCCCGAACCACACCTTCTGCACACTACTTGAGGGCATGCTACTGCCGCAGGCCTAGAGAGTGAACTCTGTCTACACTGATGAGGAAGAAACCAAACTATCTGTGCTGTACGTGGTAAGATTCCTTACGAAGGTAGCAAAGTCAAGCAAATCTCCAAGTAACAGAATTTCAAAAGGTCCCCAGAGCCAAAATCCAACTCACAATAAACTTGGAAATGTAGTTTCTTATAAAAGGACTTTAAGAATATGATGAAAATGAAacctaaataaatcttttgaaagcCCTGAATGgagaaaattgtttatttgtattaAAGAATAAACAAAGTTAACAGAATATAATCTATTCTTAGATAGAAAGACTGAATATCCTAGAGATGTTAGATTTCCCCAGCTCCAGTACACACTCAATGCCACACTGATTTAAAGAGTAAAATGATGAGGAAGTGGGCAGCCCTTGCAGAATAGTGAGCCTGAAACTGCAGCCATGACTCATAAGGCCAACCTGCACAGGTGCCCACTGGAGTCTGTTCAGCAGTCACGGACCCACAAGCAGCtatgggaaggagaaaaggagaccaCCAACCCCCACAGGGGCAACTCTGAGTGCTCTATGAACCCAGATACTGAGGTCAGCATCGTCCTGCACCACCCACTGTTATGGACGAGGACGAGATCATCTCCAGGGAGTCTGTGCTCCACACAGGCCCTGGGGCAGACAGACCTGTGTACCTCCAGGCCTGTCACGGCCTGTCCTGTCAGCCTCAGAGAAGGCACTCAACAGAAGCAGCAGATCCGGTCTACTCTGCAATCAACTGAAAGGCCTTAGGCACAGGTCTGGTGCCTCTGCActgtttccctgatggctcttCCCTGGGGGTGCGTGTGTACTGTCTTTGTTAGCATATACTGTTTTTTAATGGCTCTCTTTTATAAAACAATGTATTGCTGAAAACATGAAAAGAGgccagagacatggctcagcaggcaaagtttgctgccaagcctgcttGGTTTTCAAGCATCATAAGATAGAGGGAGAGAACCgcctcccacaagctgtcctctgactccacacacgtacacacatgtttaaaaaaacagcTTTTCATACATGTTGATGTGCTGATCCGGAAAAATTATATGGAAGGCAAAGGGGCAACATTAGTCAAGATCTCTTGAAGAACAAGATGGTACAGTGTggtggttaattttgattgtcacCTTGGTGGGATTTAGGATGACCATGGAAACAAGCCCCTTAATTAGCTTGTCGGGGAGTTAATTGAGGTAGGAAAACCTTCCCCTAATGTGGGCAGTGCCGTCCCATAGGATGGAATCTTGAGTTgactgaaaaggagaaagtgagctgagcacaagcattcatctctctcagcttcctgactgcagatgcagtgtgacccactgcctcaggctcctgccaccaccaccatgtctccaccatgatgaagctgtgaaccaaaacaaaccctccaTCAGTTGCTTTTATCATGTATTTTATCCCAATGAGAATAGCAATGAATACCGGGAATCAATAAGAGACCCGACTCCACTTTAAAAATGTGACTGCTGAGAGCTTGAAAGTTTCCCTTTCCCCTTGTGCCCTACTTTGGTGATGCTGGTAGAATCTGCCAGCCACATAAGCTTCTCACCATGACTGTGACAAAAGCCTAAGAAAACCACTGTACAGGAGAAAGCTTTGATATGGCTTACAGCTGCAGAGGTCTAAGCCATTTGGTCCCTTGGCTTTGTAGGTTGGTGTGGCAGCATAGTACAGCATGGTGGAAGCAGATAGTGAAGTAACTCTCCACTTCACAGGAGCCAGATAATAAAGGGATGGGGAGCCAGATCCCAATATCACCTTCAAGGGTACATGTTCAATATGCTAACCTCCTTCTACTGGGTCCCACCTACTGTTTCCATGGTATCCTAGTATGACCAAGGCTGAGATTTCAGAAGCTACTCAAGATTCAAACTATAACACCATACTAGTCCTACCTCCTGGCCACAGGACATATCCACCTGGGAGGCCTGGCCTCTGTTCCCAATGGCCTCAGTTATGTAACAGACTTTCTgtgccttctgtgtgtgtgtgtgtgtgtgtgtgtgtgtgtgtgtgtgtgtgtgtgtgtgtgactgccaACCTGGACATCTGAACCAGTCTTTGGGGGCACAGTCCATTAACTTCTGTAGGTGACCATAACACAGACCTTAATGTGTATCAGAACTCTCAAGTTGGAATTGATGATTGTCCCTGCATTCAATGGTTTTACTGTACCGATGGGAACCATGACCCCTAGAATTGTGGGGTAGGTCAAGACTAGATGATATGGACCTCTGTACGTTAAGGTCAGGAGTTTGGACTCATCCCAGAGCAATGGCGGGGAGTGGGGGTAGTGGGCTTAACCAGGGAACAAGCTTGACCCAATGGCAGTGTTTTAAAGATTCTTCTGTTATGAACTGAACTGGGATTTTCCTCTCTCCAGTTCATATACTGAAGTTCTAACCCCCAGGTGACTGTTAAGGAGGTAAAGTTAAATGAAGTCATAATGGCGGAGTGCTAAATCAGTTGGATTGATGGCCTCATGGAAAGAAAAGACATCAGAGaatgtctttctcttcctgtccaTGCTAAGCTAGTCttgggagagaaggatgagaCTGCCTGGAGCAGGTCTGATGACTTTGAACCCAGCTTTAACCAAAGCATCCAGACTTTAGTAAGCTCCCAGTCTTTACATTAAGTTATGACAGCCAGGGCAAAGGAATACTGACTGACTACTGTGTGTTAAAGAAAGGGGAGTGGAAAGTATTTGTGAAGGCAGAAACTAAAGAGCCAGTGGAGACATTAATCCCTTCTGGTGAACAGCTTGGGAACTGGATCTATAGATTTCCATGGTAGAAATGGGTTGTATCTACTTCCCCATTCCAGCCCATCTCCTAAATAATTTTAGGGAAACCTCTTCTTATTGAGGGGAGGGGGGCTTTATGGTAAAGAATTTACCATATGGTGTGGAATTTACCTCCAGAAGTAGACATGTCATTGTTTCCTTCCTTAAGAGTTAACCCTGTCCGGCCAGTCACTTACCTGGATGAGGGATCACTCTCAGGAAGGCAGATTCACAGTAAGCCGTGCtaaagagatgggaggaataattatctctttaatgagataatgtatttttcctttccaggGTGTCTGTCCTCAGTGCAGTTTCTACAGAACCACCACAGGGCTTTGTTAGTTGggtttgtctttctttctgagactcagaaaggcataacttttgcttttccttctcttcttttttttggggggaagggggtgtctttttctttttctttcgaCACTGATCAGCACCTCCGATGACTTCAATGGTACTTTGagctttttcattctttctctcaaacatccctccctccctgctaGGCAGCTGCTAATCCACCATGTGGCTGACCTCCATGCTGGTGGCTTAACTCAAATGGCATGGTTTTCTCTCTTCATCTTC
The DNA window shown above is from Cricetulus griseus strain 17A/GY chromosome 3, alternate assembly CriGri-PICRH-1.0, whole genome shotgun sequence and carries:
- the LOC113834620 gene encoding NHP2-like protein 1 — encoded protein: MTHKANLHRCPLESVQQSRTHKQLWEGEKETTNPHRGNSECSMNPDTEVSIVLHHPLLWTRTRSSPGSLCSTQALGQTDLCTSRPVTACPVSLREGTQQKQQIRSTLQSTERP